One window of the Podospora pseudopauciseta strain CBS 411.78 chromosome 4, whole genome shotgun sequence genome contains the following:
- a CDS encoding hypothetical protein (EggNog:ENOG503P1K8), with amino-acid sequence MTSTTNNNDATDMEALYRCAIADASSLTQAETNLVFGWASPEEDERICRTKANGKTRAELIAIAATNPEQLTKVECQLVQRSKAFLADFRREEQNPNQPTPDLLGLLEVIDRGRDNLRAAINLRSIPLYKEAHKAVWDALDDRERLAIIAAKNRCVQILDEDRAEDDRIYELQKAQQAEHRASLGFSRD; translated from the coding sequence AtgacctccaccaccaacaacaatgaTGCCACCGACATGGAAGCTCTCTATCGCTGCGCCATCGCTGACGCCTCCTCACTCACCCAAGCCGAAACCAACCTGGTCTTCGGCTGGGCCTCgcccgaggaggacgaacGTATCTGCCGCACAAAAGCGAATGGAAAGACGCGCGCCGAGCTTATCGCCATCGCCGCGACAAATCCGGAGCAGTTAACAAAAGTCGAATGCCAACTTGTCCAGCGGAGTAAGGCTTTTCTCGCCGATTTCCGGAGAGAGGAACAAAACCCAAACCAGCCGACACCTGACTTGCTGGGGTTGCTGGAGGTGATCGACCGCGGCCGAGATAACCTAAGAGCGGCTATTAACCTGAGGTCGATCCCCTTATATAAAGAGGCCCACAAGGCTGTTTGGGATGCGCTTGACGACCGGGAAAGACTTGCGATTATTGCGGCAAAGAATCGGTGCGTGCAGATTCTGGATGAGGACCGGGCTGAGGATGATCGTATATATGAGCTCCAGAAAGCGCAGCAAGCCGAGCATCGGGCTAGCTTGGGATTTTCGAGAGATTAA